From Syntrophales bacterium:
CAATGTGAAAATGTCACCCCCCTGGATTCATAAACAGCCAAAAAGGTTGTTTTGATTTAAATATAGGAATATAAGAATAAATTATTGCATATCCACCATTCCCCTTGATGGGTAAGGGTAAACCAAATGGAATCAGATTCCACAAAACCCCATTATCTCGGCCATAGAAAACGCCTCCGTGAGAGATTTAGGAAAACCGGCCTTGCTTCCTTTGCGGTAACGATTGAAGATACTCGGCATGATGAACAACGCTTTGTAACTGTCGACGCAGATATTTTAGGCAGGGTGTTAGTGGTTGTTTACGCTTATTCTGGTGAGGAAGAGATTAGATTGATTCCAGCCTGGTTTTCACTGCCGATCTTCTCCACCGGATTGCGTTCATTGAAAAGGCAGGGACAGGAATACGGCGTATAATAGAGGATGCAAGGAAGCATAAATGCCCTGAACCAAAATTCACAATTAGAAGTATTTCGAGAAGTTGAAAGGCAAGAAGGGATAAAACCGGTTAAACATTACCTAATAAGGAGAAGGTCCGATGACCAATAGAAACAAGGTAACCGAGAATATATACTTAATAGATGTCAGGGTATTTGGTATCCCCAATTTTACCTCAGCCTATTTGATAGCGGGTGAAGAATTGGCCTTGATAGAGACCGGTCCAACAAAATCAGTCCCTTTTATCATTGAAGGAGTTAGAGAATTTGGATTTGATCCTGGGGACATATCGTATATTGTTGTTACCCACATCCACTTGGATCATGGGGGAGGAGCCGGTACATTAGCGAAGGAGATACCTAAGGCAAAGGTAGTGGTTCACGAAAAAGGTGCGAGACATATGGTAGACCCTTCAAAGCTGGTAAGCAGTTCAAAGAGGGTTTTTGGAGACTTAATAGATGAATGGTATGGAGAGGTCTTACCTGTAGAACAGGATAGGATAATGACTGTGAATGGCGGTGAGATAATCGATCTGGGTAGAGATCAGAGGCTTCGAATGATCGATTCCCCTGGACACTCTAATCACCATATCTGCATATACTCAGAGAAAGAGAAGGGACTTTTTACAGGAGATGCAGTGGGGGTATACCTTCCTGATTCAGAGGTACTGATACCCACGACCCCTCCCCCGGAATTCGATCCGGATATAAATGTGGAGACGATTAAAGGTTTTATGAACCTTGATTTGAGGCTCCTGCTGTTTTCCCATTTTGGGATTACAGAAAAAGTAAATCAGACCTTGAATATGGGCATTGACTGGCTTATGAAATGGAAAGAAAGTGTCTCAGAAATGATGAGTGAAGATATCTCTCTGGAAGGGATTACAGAGAAATTCAGGGCAGACACAAGGAAGGTACTGGGCTCAAATGAAGGGAAAGAACTCCTCTGTCAATGGGTAATGGACCACCACATCCCCATGTGTGCCATGGGGTATCTCAACCACTTCAAGAAGAAGACTTTATAGGTATTCCCCCATCTCCTTAAATCACCTTTACCATACCTGACAATGCCTGAAAGGGCCCTTGCAGCTTGAATCTCCTTGCGGCCAAAAACTTAAGGTGGCAAGCGGGAAGGTCGGTCTAAAATCTTGACAAGGGACAGTTGTTAAGATAAATGATATAAGACTATGAAAATAATCAGAAAGCCGATGTAGCTCAGCCGGTAGAGCAACTGATTCGTAATCAGTAGGTCAGCGGTTCAAGCCCGCTCATCGGCTCCAGTATTTAAGACCATGCCAGTTAGAGGAGCCCAAAATGGACTATGTAGAGATTAGCTTTACGGCCGATCTGGGGACGATAGATACCGATCTTCGCAGGACTGTTGATGAAATGTTTCTTCTGATTAACCCCTTATCTACGCATTTTCAGCAGGTGTGGAGACCTCAGATAGATGTCTGCGAAACCCCTGACGAGATTTTGATCCTGGCCGATATTGCGGGGGTCAACAGAGAAGAACTCCATGTGGAGATTGGCCGCAGGACGGTAAAGATCTCCGGGCGACGGAGGGAAAGACCGCCCACGGAAAACATGAGATATTCCCTTGCCGAGATTCCCTACGGATATTTTGAGAGGAGTTTTGCCCTACCCGCTCCCATCGAAATGGAAGCCGTTTCCGCGACGTATACAGATGGGCTTCTTCAAATCCGCATACCAAAGGCGCCCTTGAATAAGGTTCACAAAGTTCCCATTCAAAAAGGTTGATCGTTTTTTAAATCATAAGACGTGTATGGACTCACATGAGGGTTACTTTTGGAGGTTCCCATGGCAGAAGAGAAACAACCCGAGGAGTTGAAGGCTGGTAACATCCCGAAAATTTTACCCCTCCTGCCCATATTTAATATTGTCGTTTTCCCGAAGATGATGATTCCCCTGGAGGTTTCCGGCGATCAATCGTCCACCCTTATTGATGAGGCTATGGCAAAGGATCGCCTGGTAGGCCTTGTGATGGCAAAGAAGCCTCCCCTCGAGACCAGGTATCAGCCCGGGGATTTTTATGACATTGGTACGGCTGTCATGATTCTGAAAATGGCAAAGGGGGCCGATAACAAGGCGCAACTCCTCGTACAGGGTATTGGCAGGTTCAAGATCGCCGACTTTGTGGAAGGCAAGCCATATCTTCAGACACAGGTAGAGGCCATCGAGGATCAGGAAACCAAGGACCTGGAGACTGAAGCGTTGATGACAAATCTTGTGGGACTTTTTGACCGTGTTGTTCAGCTTTCTCCCTTTTTACCCCAGGAGTTCGGCCTGATGGCAAAGTCCATTACTGAACCGGGCACCCTGGCTGACATGGTGGCATCTATTATAAATTCTTCCATGGAAGAGAAACAGAAGATTCTGGAGACCATGGATGTAAAACAGCGACTGAAGGAAGTGACGCGGCTGATTAATCACCAACTGGAGATCCTCGAACTGAGCAATAAGATCCAATCCCAGGTCAAGGATGACATTGATAAAGGTCAGCGGGAATACTACCTCCGCCAGCAGCTTAAGGCAATCAGGCAGGAGTTGGGTGAAACGGATGAATCGAAGGTTGAGATCGAGGAATTCCGGGCCAAGATTGAGAAAAAAACCCTTCCCGAGGAGGCTAAGAAAGAAGCCGAGCGTGAGCTTGATCGTCTGTCCCGTATGCATCCCTCCTCAGCCGAATACACTGTGGCGGCAACCTACTTAGACTGGTTAACGGCGCTCCCCTGGAATGAATACACGCAGGACAATCTCGACATCAAGGCGGCAAGGCAGGTTTTAGATGAAGACCACTTTGGCCTGGAAAAGCCCAAAAAGCGGATCATCGAGTATCTGGCCGTCCGCAAGTTAAAACCCGACACGAAGGGACCAATCTTGTGCTTTGTCGGCCCTCCGGGTACCGGTAAAACATCCCTCGGGCAATCCATCGCCCGTGCCCTGGGGCGTAAATTCATCCGTATCTCGCTGGGCGGCGTGCGGGATGAGGCCGAGATTCGCGGGCACCGCCGCACCTATGTGGGAGCGCTTCCCGGCAGGATCATCCAGGGAATCAGGCGGGCAGAATCGAGTAACCCCCTATTTATGCTGGATGAGATTGACAAGGTGGGGAGTGATTTTCGTGGTGATCCATCATCGGCGCTCCTCGAGGTGCTCGATCCGGAGCAGAACTTCTCTTTTGAGGATCACTATCTGGATGTGCCATTTGACCTATCCCATGTCATGTTTATTACCACGGCGAATATCATGGATACGGTGCCTCCTGCTCTTCGGGACAGGCAGGAGGTAATCGAACTCCCCGGCTATACGCAGGACGAAAAGATTAAAATTGCCGAACGCTATCTAATCCCCAGACAGATAGCAGCCAACGGCCTTAACTCTGCTCAGATCACATTCACAAAAGGTGCGATAGATCACATCATCTCGGGGTATACCCGGGAGGCTGGTGTGAGGAATCTGGAACGTGAAATAGCCGCGATATGCCGGGGTGTGGCAAGTAAGGTCGCTGAAGGAAAGGTAAAATCCGCCTCCATCACCGTTAAAGATATACACAGGTACCTGGGACCAGTCCGCATAACATCCGAGGCGAGTGCCCGGACATCCAAGGCTGGCGTGGCGATGGGGCTGGCATGGACACCAACAGGCGGAGATCTCCTCTTTATTGAGGCCACATCCATGAAGGGTAAGAAGGGCCTTACCCTGACCGGCCAATTGGGAGATGTCATGAAGGAATCGGCTACGGCCGCTTTGAGCTTTATACGAGCCAATGCTGCTGATCTCGGCATCTCCAAGGATTTTTTCGAAGAAATTGATATCCACGTCCATGTGCCCGCGGGGGCAATTCAAAAAGACGGCCCCTCGGCGGGTGTGACAATGCTTACCGCCCTGGTATCTCTGCTGACTGACAAAAAGGTTAAAAAAGACCTCGCCATGACCGGTGAAATCACCCTCCGGGGGCTTGTGCTTCCCGTCGGCGGCATCAAGGAAAAGGTCCTTGCCGCTCACCGTGCAGGCGT
This genomic window contains:
- the lon gene encoding endopeptidase La — its product is MAEEKQPEELKAGNIPKILPLLPIFNIVVFPKMMIPLEVSGDQSSTLIDEAMAKDRLVGLVMAKKPPLETRYQPGDFYDIGTAVMILKMAKGADNKAQLLVQGIGRFKIADFVEGKPYLQTQVEAIEDQETKDLETEALMTNLVGLFDRVVQLSPFLPQEFGLMAKSITEPGTLADMVASIINSSMEEKQKILETMDVKQRLKEVTRLINHQLEILELSNKIQSQVKDDIDKGQREYYLRQQLKAIRQELGETDESKVEIEEFRAKIEKKTLPEEAKKEAERELDRLSRMHPSSAEYTVAATYLDWLTALPWNEYTQDNLDIKAARQVLDEDHFGLEKPKKRIIEYLAVRKLKPDTKGPILCFVGPPGTGKTSLGQSIARALGRKFIRISLGGVRDEAEIRGHRRTYVGALPGRIIQGIRRAESSNPLFMLDEIDKVGSDFRGDPSSALLEVLDPEQNFSFEDHYLDVPFDLSHVMFITTANIMDTVPPALRDRQEVIELPGYTQDEKIKIAERYLIPRQIAANGLNSAQITFTKGAIDHIISGYTREAGVRNLEREIAAICRGVASKVAEGKVKSASITVKDIHRYLGPVRITSEASARTSKAGVAMGLAWTPTGGDLLFIEATSMKGKKGLTLTGQLGDVMKESATAALSFIRANAADLGISKDFFEEIDIHVHVPAGAIQKDGPSAGVTMLTALVSLLTDKKVKKDLAMTGEITLRGLVLPVGGIKEKVLAAHRAGVKKIILPRWNRKDLEDIPQKVQKNICFYFVDEMMEVLKLALEK
- a CDS encoding Hsp20/alpha crystallin family protein; this encodes MDYVEISFTADLGTIDTDLRRTVDEMFLLINPLSTHFQQVWRPQIDVCETPDEILILADIAGVNREELHVEIGRRTVKISGRRRERPPTENMRYSLAEIPYGYFERSFALPAPIEMEAVSATYTDGLLQIRIPKAPLNKVHKVPIQKG
- a CDS encoding MBL fold metallo-hydrolase — encoded protein: MTNRNKVTENIYLIDVRVFGIPNFTSAYLIAGEELALIETGPTKSVPFIIEGVREFGFDPGDISYIVVTHIHLDHGGGAGTLAKEIPKAKVVVHEKGARHMVDPSKLVSSSKRVFGDLIDEWYGEVLPVEQDRIMTVNGGEIIDLGRDQRLRMIDSPGHSNHHICIYSEKEKGLFTGDAVGVYLPDSEVLIPTTPPPEFDPDINVETIKGFMNLDLRLLLFSHFGITEKVNQTLNMGIDWLMKWKESVSEMMSEDISLEGITEKFRADTRKVLGSNEGKELLCQWVMDHHIPMCAMGYLNHFKKKTL
- a CDS encoding BrnT family toxin; amino-acid sequence: MESDSTKPHYLGHRKRLRERFRKTGLASFAVTIEDTRHDEQRFVTVDADILGRVLVVVYAYSGEEEIRLIPAWFSLPIFSTGLRSLKRQGQEYGV